In Acidovorax sp. GBBC 1281, a single window of DNA contains:
- a CDS encoding response regulator transcription factor, which yields MRIAALDDDPILMELIQASVEHAGHLFHPFTDGTSLLKALRTETFDLLIVDWHLPDMSGMEVVRTLRAGLAPQMPILFVTRRNAEQDVVEALNCGADDFMTKPIRMGELMARTAALLRRAYPSTVSRTLDFGRYRFEPKTRTLWMDGTAVDLKNKEYDLALFMFQNAGRMLSREHMRQSVWSEVQDVPSRSLDTHVSRLRNKLALSPENGYVVNAVYGMGYRLDVVDVTQSA from the coding sequence ATGCGTATCGCTGCCCTTGACGACGACCCGATCCTGATGGAGCTGATCCAGGCCTCTGTCGAACATGCCGGGCACTTGTTCCACCCCTTCACCGATGGCACCAGCCTGCTCAAGGCGCTGCGGACCGAGACCTTCGATCTGCTGATCGTGGACTGGCACCTGCCCGACATGAGCGGCATGGAAGTGGTGCGCACCCTGCGCGCCGGTCTGGCGCCGCAGATGCCCATCCTGTTCGTGACGCGCCGCAATGCCGAGCAGGACGTGGTCGAGGCGCTCAACTGCGGCGCCGACGACTTCATGACCAAACCCATCCGCATGGGCGAACTCATGGCCCGCACCGCGGCGCTGCTGCGCCGGGCGTACCCGTCCACGGTGTCGCGCACGCTCGATTTCGGCCGCTACCGCTTCGAGCCCAAGACGCGCACGCTGTGGATGGACGGCACGGCCGTGGACCTGAAGAACAAGGAATACGACCTGGCGCTGTTCATGTTCCAGAACGCGGGCCGCATGCTGTCGCGTGAGCACATGCGCCAGAGCGTCTGGAGCGAGGTGCAGGACGTGCCCTCGCGCTCGCTGGACACGCACGTCTCGCGGCTGCGCAACAAGCTGGCCCTGTCGCCGGAGAACGGCTATGTCGTCAATGCGGTGTATGGCATGGGCTACCGCCTGGATGTGGTCGATGTCACGCAGTCCGCCTGA